CAATAAAAAGTTGACAcgcaaaaagcaaaatctgtccATCTGAGAATTTACAGAGGCGAGGAAGTGCCTGCCAGAGCCTCGTTTATAGACTTCCTCCCTAACGAACTGGGCAGAGCCTCGTCCCCGCTCTGTGAGCATTTTGCAAGGGCAAGATGGGTGCGCGTCTTCTCaactggcagagctgggcacgGCCACGGGAACAGCTCTGGCTCGGTTCTTCCCCCGCCCCTTATTTACTTCGGAAAAAGGAAAAGCGTGTGACTTACTGCTCTCCTCGCTATGGCGAATCCCCAGGAGCTCATCAAAAGCGTGAAGGACGGTGCTCTGTGCTGCGCTCCCTCCCGAGTACGCCATGGGCTCGTCAGATACACCTTCGTATATCAGCCCGTCTGGCATGGCCGGGTTATCTTTCCAGCTGAGTGGGAAGACACGGCAGTCAGGCAGGGAAGGCCATGGGGCGGCTGATaatggggcagggggctgcgaGAAGGGGCCCTGGGCTGGCAAGATTGAGCGAAACCTTCCTGACCTGGCCCATGgatctcctcctccttgctcaGCCTTGTCAGCTGTCCTCAAATGTGAGATAAAGTCGGAAATCAAACGCTGTGTCGAGGCGCACGACAAGGTCATGGATGTAGGGAGAAATCCTTAATTATCCTTTGCCTAGGAGCTAGGGATCGTTCTATGGGATTGCTGCGCACTGGTGAGCACCCCATGGCGTGtcctgggacaggctgccctGTGCCGTGGCTGCTCCTCCATCTCCGACTCGGGTCCTGGCTCGGGCAGGTGCTGCGTGGCTTTTGCACGTGCAGAGCTGCTTTGGGTGTGCAAGAGGGGAGGGGGCACTTGTCTGGGCAACAGTGGCACCTGACATTAATTCCTTGAAATCCCGGTAGCCTCTGAAGGAGAGCTGCCCAAACACTCTTCCAAGCCCTTGGAGTTTGTACTCTGGATTTTAGTCTGTTCTTGTTACTCTTGAGATGATGTCTTTAAAGACAGCGCAGGACAGCTtgcctttatttatttcagcagagaagcagcctgTAATGTGATTTCCTCCCTCTCATAAAGCTGCTCGTCCTCAGCAAGCCCAGGAACCAGGCAGCGTCGGTGCCTCCCCCCCCGTACACCATTAACTCACAGCCCCTGTCAGCTGGCTTTATGAGCCTGTTGTGCAAAAATGGATAAATGCTCGCTCACAAATGGAAAGAGGAGTTATAATTTCAGAGAGATAATGTGCCTGGCACAAAAATATCTCTTGACCTTCTGAAGAATGCAGCATTTCATGAAGCTTTTGGTGCTGGCTGCTAAGGCTGTTTGAGGGATGGAGCAGATTTTGcacaaaattcagagaaaatagATTCATTATCAAATACCGTAATATTTTTAGCTCTCCCAGGGATGTATTTATAGTAACCTTTACTAGTGGGAAGTTCTTATAAGCAGAAGAGAATTTAAAAGGCATGTTTTTCCAGGCTGATGACCATCAAGACAAGGTCAGCTTGGataaaaaatgagagaaacatAATCAGGATGCATGGAGCCTTCTGACTTAGGAATGCTGAGATatgctgaagagaaacaaaaatagaaaccCCCTGAGAAGCCGGGGAGCGGAGCTGTTGGGGATGCTCGCAGCCCCGCAGGGAAGATGAGGGATGCCAAACCTGCAGCACTGGGCTCTCGTGGCCGTGTTCCTGCCTTGCCCAGCTGACTTTTTTCAGTACTGGGGGGggattgggttttttaattaatggaATTGTAATGGAGCAACAGCAAGAGGCTCGTTATAGATGTTCCCTTAACACGCAGGGAGAAGAGACCCCCTGCTTGGCTTTGTAGCTTTGTGTGTACAGGGTGTGAAGTAAAGAGAAATCAGTCTCCTCCTGTCAAAACTGTTCGGGCCAAGCGCAGGAATGATTCATTTCTGCACAATTAAAGCTGTTGCAGCACAGAGACCATGCGGGGGCTAAGCTGAAGCGCGGGATGGAGAGAAGCTGGGGGGGAGGCAGACCCCAGCCCTTCTGCGCCGTCCTTGCCCAGCGGCTCCGGCTCCGCACGGCTGGATCGGGCGCCTGGGAGCTCTCTCCCTcgagggcagcagggctgcatcACCCTCGGGGCCACCGCTGCCGGACGCAGCGCGGGTTCCTTCCCTGCACCGCGGGACCCCGTGGTTCGTGCTCCTTCCCAGCACATTCCCTGCTCCCCCTCGCCCCGGGAGCTGCGGACACAATAGCTTTGGAGGGAAAGGCACCACACTTACCCGGAGAGAAAGATCCGGATCACAGCATAAAATACTGCTGGATCCACATAATCTAGGAGGAAATCAGATCACAGATGTTATTGCGGGAAAAGGCAATTAGTTCCCTCTGCAGCGGCATTTCCCGTGTGGCAgtgctccccgtgccccccgccgcagccgaGGCGACCCGAACGTGCTCCGGGAAGGACCCGGCAGGAGGGGCCGGCACGTTGCATGGTGCTGGTGCCTGCTCCCCACGGTGGCCTTCCCCTGGCAGGGCTCCTTGAGGCACCGCTGTGCGCAGCGCAGCATCGGTGCTCAGAGCTGCTCAGCCCGAAACCATCCCACACTTTTACCCTGGGCCCGTTTGGGTGCTCAAACGCCATGTATCATCCTGGGAGCACTGAGCTTCCCCTGAATTactcctgcctcctcccgctCCATCCCTCTGGAGAGGCTTTATGGGCCACGTCCGAGCACATTTACGCTAACGCATTCAATGAGCAAAAGCGTGCACAGTGATGTAAGGACACGAGCTGCCCTCCAGCTGAAGGCTGCTGTTACCGTGCATCCGTTTCAAAGCCTGGCTCATGTCCCCGAtggcctctgccagctcctgcagggCTTTGTGCAGGGTGTCCTCATCGAGCTGCAGAATGGCACGAATGGCCTGAACGATTGCCTGCgagaggagggagagcacaAAGTGTTGAGGAGGCTGGGATGTCTGCGTACAGCAGCTCTGGATGCCCGCTACCACCCAGGccagctctgccccttccccagcctgcgAGCAAGCGTGCAGGGGACGGGTGCACCTCGTGGGTGCGTGCCTGCGGGCGCTTTCCAGGCGAGTAAAGAGCTACGGGGCACGGCGGTACCCTACCTTAATCCCGGGCACAGCCGCCTTCTCAACCAGGAGGGTGACGAGGATGAAGCCTCGCAGGCTCTGTCCCCCAGGCAGCGAGATGATGGTGTCCAGGTTCCTGCAGAGGCGATGGCCAAATGTCCGGGGATTAGGAGGGCTCAGGATTTCCCTGCACACCCCAGGACCCGTTGAGCCCTTGGAGCAAAAACCTCCCGGCTGCAGAGCCTCTTATCTGCACCCCGGGCAGAGACAAGCTGGCACAGAGCAaaaggggagaggggctgcgcTGGTTCTGAGGGGTCCGCGACCCTCCCCATGCACTTGTTGGGCTAAAAGTCTGGCCCATGGCACGGGCTCTGCGTGGACTAGAGCAGCCCACGGTTCAGCCGCGGTCACGGCACTTTGCTGTTGTTGCAGTGGCATTTGTGTGCCAAAGACTGAGCTGTTTTTGTTGCGCTTGTATATCAAGAGATAAGTTCAACCTAAGCAGAGCCCTGCAGTGTTGGGGCGCTAAGCCAATTCAAACACAACTAATActgttagaaaataaataagcatcTTAAATACTTACTCAATTTCTAGAGGCCTGAAGGTATTTCGGTTATTGCCAACAAACGcacaagaaaaggagagagaaagagagacgTTATAAATCGTTCAGCAACGGCCTGTGCTCTGTGGGAGACAAGCGAGCTCGCTGGCCCGCGGGAAGCGCCGTGCCCGGGGGATGCTCCCAGGGGGACCTGGTTCCCCACTGGGCGCCCCTGTCTGCGCCTGCAaatgcagcaccagcagccccagagcGCACCGCTCCCCCCTGCCCGGCAAGACCCTTCCCCAGATCTTCTCTGTGAGACAGGCCCCCAGCGATggtttttcaatgttttttggCAGAACAGGAGCGGTTTGGGAACCCTTCGTCCCTGTTGTGCTGGATGGGACTTGCTCAGGCTCTTCGCTGTTGCCCGGCTCGTGGGAGGAGCCGCGCTCAGTCTGCCGGCATTTGCCCATTTACCCGTtggggttcttcctcctccagttGGCCAACACAAAGTCTGCGTGGCTGAGGATGGGGGGGAGGCCGAGGGCCTGTGAGACCTCCCAGAAGGGGACAGCGAGATTTCGGGGCAGGACCTAAAGGACACAAAGCACAGGAGAAGACGGGGACACTGTCAGGCTGGCGAAAGGTGCCCATCTACGGGCacccagccaggcaggaggggtCATGCTCCTGCTGCCGCCTCAGGAAAGAGGCTTTGCTGCCATGGGATGAGAGTCCCCGGGGAGCAGCAtcagctcccagagccccaggagcaGGTGAACCTGCTCCACGTTGCTTTTACCTTCACGGCGCCCTCCTCGCCATCCTGCCAGAGGTAGCCCATCGTGATGAAGCTGAGCACCAGATGCGCCAAGTGCAGCTCCTTGCGCCCTCCGAGGTGCTGGGCGCTCAGCTGCGGCATCTGCCAGGGAGACCCTTGGGAGCAAGGGGCAGCGCAggcggtgctgagggccccccgcagtggggggctgcccccccagctGGGGAGAGACCCTCCTggttcctctccctgcccttgccCTCTCCCCGCAAGCCTCTgttccctcccacccctgcagGATTTGCTGCTGATTTGCTGTTGGTGGTTGtgagcatagaatcatagaatcgtttaggttggaaaagacctttaagatcatccagtccaaccattaacctacactaccaagcccacactaaaccaatcaagggtagaccagactaaaccatgtccccaagtgccacctctgcccgttttttgaactcttccagggatggggactcccccacctctctgggcagcctgttccaatgcttgaccaccctttccatgaagaaatttctcccaatatccaacctaaacctcccctggcgcagcttgagcccatttcctctcatcctatcagtaactacatgggagaagagcccaacaccccctccctgccccctcctgccaggagctgcagagcgatcaggtctcccctcagcctcctcttctccaggctgaacacccccagctccctcagccgctccccaccagccctgtgctccagacccttccccagctccgttgcccttccctggccacgctccagcaccccaatgtccttcttgtgctgaggggcccaaaactggacacagcattccaggtgcagcctccccagcgccgagtacaggggcacaatcacctccctgctcctgctgcccacactattcctgatgcatGGACAGTAAACTGTGGGATTTTACTCAAAAAGGCGCTGGGATGCACGAGAGAGCGGCCGATCCCCGTGTGCCGGCGGGGTccagccaggctgggaagcTCCCGGAGCGCCTGGGCTCCTTGGCGGGGAGCGCGGCTGGGATGAGCCGCGGCTCTCGTGACATCTAGAGGGTTTCCTCTGCCACCGCACACCGCGCTCCAGCCCTCGCTGCCTCGGCTGGCCGGCGCGACCGAGGCTCTGCCGTAGGAGTTATTTCTGTGCCAACGTTAgggctttgcttttgcatgGCGTTAGTCCTGTCTGCACGAGTCCTTCCTGAGGACACGGCTTTGctgttggtttgcttttctctgtgttcaGCAGACACTGCTGTGTCAGATGAAGGTCTGAGAGTGCTCCAGAAGCAGGAGAGATAACACGGGTACCTGGTGAACTTGTGAGCGGAGCCGACGGCTCGCGATCAGCTGAGGCAGGTCACGGGCAATCTCCATCCAGGGACCATAGGGCGCCGGCAGCTCTGTCTGGGTAGAGAGCGAGGGCTGTAAATGCACAGAGACTGGCAGCACACGGTGTCGCAAGGCTGCGTCTCTTCTCTGCCCCTGGTTCCTGAGCAGCTCAGGACTCAGGCAGGTGTGTCCAGGGGTTAAATCCGGgatcagcagagctggctgtggagccctgcaggaagcagggacaggctcAGGGGCGagtgcagccccctcccctgaAGAGGAGGCTTCCGGGCTGTGCTGGGCCAGGGGACATGCTACCACTGTCGTCCTCAAAATAGCGAGAGGTTGTGAGAAACGGGACCCAGAGCATCCCAGCATGGGCAGGTGGCAGCTGAGGGGGGCCAGGTCACAGCAAACGTGGTGCTGCCAGCACCAAGCCTGGGAAGAAGTCATAGGGCTTAGAGGTGATGAGCCGGTTGAGAGCCGGGCTGGCTGTCGCAGCCCCTGGACACCGGGCTTGCGGGGGGAGCGGACGGGAGCGCACTCACGGGTCAGGTGCAGTGGGACAGCCAAAGTGGTCCCGCACCAGTGCAGCTCTAGGGACCGGCGTGACCCTCAGGGAGTTGCTGCAAAGGTGGATGGAGCCAGTCTGTCCCGGGGTGGAGAGGGCAACCCCGTGCTGGGGTACAGGGGTGCTGGGACAGGAGCGGGAGGGAACAGAGAGCCGGGAGATAAGCCCAGCCCTGGGTAAACTCTTTGGAGTTGAGGCTGGCTGAGAGGCAACACCCAAACTCTCCTGCTCCAGACCCGACTCTGCCTGTAATGCAGGAGCCGTGCAGtctggggagaaaagggaattGGGGAGTGATGGCAGCCGGGGGCTGCAcaggggggctggagcaggactgtgtcactgctggggctgggcagccccagggagggctGTGCCGGACATAGCCCAGCCAGGGAGGACTGGGGGTCCTTCACTGTCCTGCTCCATCGCTTTTGCAAAGGTTTTCCTGGGgctctggcagggctgtgcctgtggagaagggaggggagcagATGCCACCAGCCCGGGCTCCCAGCATCCATCCAGCCTTGCACATCGCGCTAATGGTTTGTGTCTGGTTCCCTCTCTTGTAATACCAGCCTGTGTAATTGTGAATTAATGGATGATAAACAAGTATCTGCCTGTCCCTGAGTGCTCCCGCTGTGAAGTGAGCCCAGTGATAAATGGCACCGCTTTCAGCACAGGAGATCTGCAGTCTGACTGCTCTCCTCGTATGCCCTGAAATCCTGTAAAGCCAAGGCCAGTCTGTGGAATGCAAAGCTCcttctctcccctgtgctgcttactGCAGCCAGTTTAATAGTTTTTAATGATATGAGTCGTTTGTCCTACGAAACTAAGCCAAAATAGCATATGCCTGCCTCATTGCTTTTTATAAACTTACAGAGTAGCGTTAAATTGAAACCCAACCAGAAAGCCGCTCACCAACCCCTCTATTTTTCTGCTCGCTCTCTCTCTCGTAGCACGCAGACGCGGTGGCACAGCCATCTCCTACCAGAGGATCGGGAAGAAGGAAGCCGTACTCCTCGGAGAGCTGAAACCTGCTCAGCGCCAGAGGCAGCGGGGTCTCCTCCGTGCCATCGCAGACCTCCATCACTGGGCGCTGGCCGCAAGGTTGGGACGCGCTCTGGCTCGGTGGAGACGTGCCGGCTGCCCTGTTCCTGGTATGTGCTGAGCCAGCGCCGTGCACCCCAGCCATGGGAGCGTACCTTGTCCCGGGGGACCCAGGGCCTGGCTGCCCAATGGCCAGAGGGTCCGAGCAAACATGGTTAAAGGTTGCCGATAAGGCGATGTCGTGGAGCAAACATTGACCGCCATGCCCCTGGGCACCCGCCTATGGGAAGGCTCAGGGAAGCTCCCTTGCTGCGTGTGGGGGCTGTGAGCTGTCTCCCCCCAGGACCTCCCCTCggagctgcagggatgctccaggCTCCCATGGGCGGCTGCATCGAAGGGGCCCAGGGTGCTTTAGGCTGGCGGCAGCGCACGGACTCTGTCTCCGCAGCTGGGTTTCCCCAGGATCCTGGCAATGCCAGGCTCACGTCCTGTGCGCTGCGCTTGGTCTGCAGGAACCGCGCAAGAACAGGGGACCCTCCACATCTCGCTGgaggctgcagagccctgcacaGCATGAGCGCAGCATGGACCCCCGCACCGCAGCACGGACCTGCAGCCACCGCAGGTCCCAGGCACGGCCCCGGCAGATGTGTGTTGGTGctctgggagctgcctgcagctcctgccaggctgtGTGTGACCCCCGGCTGCCAGGGGCCTGAGGAGCTTTATCCCCGCAGGAGCGATATGCACTCCATCAGGCACGAACGGTATCCTCAGCCCCCTGCTCGCATGAGGTGCTGCTGATGTATGCGCTAACAATATGCCCGGCACTGCCAAAATGAATTAACGGGAGCCACAGCCAAAGCAGCTGCCACAGAAGCAAGAGCTGCATGGCGGGGAGTGAAACTCCCTAATCTGCGCTTTGTGTCACTTAAGGGTCTATCTGCATTTCCAGCAAACTGCCTAATGACTGAACGTGAGCTGATGTTGTCATTAAATTCCCAGTGCCGAGCAAAGTGCAAGACTGTAATGACGGTTTTACTTGGCAGTAGCGAATGGTGTGCTGGTAGTGCGCCCGCACCGGAGCCCCAGCCGTGCTCTCCTGCGGCTGcgcacccccaccccggggagGCAGAGCGGCCGGAGATGCACGGAGGGTAATGAGGCCTCTTTGCAATGAGGGTCTGCAGGCTTCCCATCTAATTGCAATGCACAGGAGCAAAACTCCCTGCCCGTTGGGTGGTTAATGCTGGCGAGGCTCATGCTGCTGTCAGGTTGGAGACAAATGAGGGACCTTGTGGCGGAGGCGGCTGTTTCCCCCTGTTTCAGCGCGGGGCTGCCTTTGTCCCCCCAGCAGATCGGTCCCCTCCCTGCGGCGGGTGCTGCTGCCATTGCAGCATGGGaaagcacagcactgcagcGACGCGGTGCCGGTGCTGTTTGCTCTCTGCGCCTGCTCCCCTGCGTTTCTCCCTGGGGGTCAGCTGGGACCAGGGGGCCCCGAGGTGGGGCACAACTGTGCAGGTCCTTCCCATGGAAAGGCTGGCGGGGTGTTGTTTGCTGGGGTGTGCCGTGAGCCGGGCAGGGCACCCTGAGCCCACCCAAGTGCAAGGGTGTGCGCCACGGTTTGCCTGTCCGGGGGACGTGGGCCACAGCCAGAGCGGGGAGGGTCTGCCCGGCACAGGGAGGGGGCTTCCTGGCGCGGCGCCTGCTCTGATGAGTCAGGCTTCCTCTGCTGCCGCCACCCCAGCCCAccctcccaccagccccacgCCAGCGGGAAGGAGCCTGCAGCCACGACGGGGACCGCGCATCCGCCCCGCACTCTTCCTGTGCGTCGGCCGCGATGGCGTGAGCCCCCCGGCGCCACCAAGAGCCGCCCCAGCCCGgcgcctggcagggcagggtccCGCGGCTGAGGGTCATTGGGGCGGCCCAGTGGGTCCCCCCCATCCAAGGGGGGCTTGGCAGGATGCTCTGAGCGGAGCCTGACAAAACAGTGGGTTCCTGGGGGTAAAGCAGCACCGTGAGTGCTGCCTACGCAGAAAGCTGCCCgtgccgggggggccggggctggagatGCCACGGGTgcatggcaagggaagggctgcATTAGTCAGGGCACGGACAGCGAGACGGGCATCTCTGTGGGGTGCAGGTCTGAGAGCACTGCAGGAAACGTGGGTGCCCCCTCGCCGGGGCAGGGGTCGAGGTTAGCGATGTCCTGGCCCGCAGGCTAAGGCAGCCGTGCTGTGCTGCACCGGGGCAGTCGGTTGCAGCGGGGGGTGTCGGGCAGCCCCTCTtccagggctgctggctggTCCTCACACCGGGGAACGGGGACGGGGAGGCGtctgcgagggctggagccggCAGAGCACAGCGGTGTGGTGGTAGCAGACCCTGGGAGCCTCCTGGTGTAGCGTGCTCTGAAGTGTAGGGCTGCATCGCCTGTCTGGGTGACTAACATTCTCCCTGTAGCCTCAGCCTAGAGAGTGTTTTGCTTCCTGAGCGGAGATTCGTTTTGCCCCAGGCAGTTTCAGCATGATGGTATGAGACCTGCCTCCGTCCCTCGTCCCTCGCATCCCTGAACGCACCAAGCAAAGCCATGGCCCCAGGGCAGATGTGCTGGACAGAAAATGGCtcttgctcagtgctgctgccagtGCCCCACACCCCGGCCCCAGCCACCACTGCTGCCCTCACCATCAGGGACCCAAGTCCGTGCTGCTGTCCCcaccagggaaggagaggagggcaTCCAGGTTCCCGCAGGATAAAATGGTGTCCCCAGGGTCAGGTAGGTGATGTGCAGCGGGGATCGCATTAGcagttttccagctctgctgagatGGTCTCTGTGTGCAGCACAGCCTGAGCCCCTGCTTCCATGAGCCAGCTTTGGCTGTAGGGGCAGGACAGGAGAGAGCATCCTTGTGTCTGTCCGGTTTGCACTGAAGCTGTCAACGCTGCCACTCAATCAATCAGTCGCTGGCATCACACTGGGCACAGGCCAGTCAGGGCTGGCCACgtcttctggctgtgtcccgctgtcctggtttcagctgggatagagtgccaggagcacaagaagctgggagggggcacagccagaagagttgatcccaactgccccaagggccattccataccatacggcgtcatgggcagtatagaaactgggggggttggccggggagcagcgatcgctgctgggaactggctgggcatcggtcggcgggtggtgagcaatcacattgtgcatcacttgctttggatatcattattattattattatcattaatatactgttactattatcattactattttactttatttcaattattaacctgttcttatctcagcccaggagtgtttctcactcttactcctccgattctctcccccatcccatcggggcaggggcagtgagcgatggctgcgtggtgctgagctgctgcctggggctgaaccacgacacctgggcaggagcagcccttGCCCACACCATCACAGCACACAGCTGGGGGCTCCTCCACTCACTTTGAGGCCTCCTGGTCCAGGCACAGTTCCAGTATGCAGTGCCACTCCGCAGGGATGACACAGCTCCTCAGAGATCGTAGACACCTTTTATTGAACAACAAACACCACAACAAGAGACACCCTGCCCGCGCTTACAGAGACACTGCGCTGGCTGCGGGCCACTTCGCTCCCAAGCCCGGGTCCATGGGCATCTCCTCCACTGCGCGGCACTGCAGCGTCATCCGTGCGCTGCTCTCCACGTACTGCACTGCGACACCCGCTGCCAGGCACCAGAGCCTGCCAGAGGGGAAACACCACAGAGGCACCGCTCACTTCTGGGCACCCACCTCCAGCaaccttgtcctggtttcggctgggatagagttaattttctccctagtagcaggcacagtgctgtggtttggatttaggatgagaagaatgctgataacacactgatagtttagctgttgctcagcactgcttatgccaggcaaggactttccagcttcccatgctctgccaggggcacaagaagctgggagggggcacagccagaagagttgatcccaactgccccaagggccattccataccatacggcatcatgggcagtatagaaactggggggggttggccggggagcagcgattgctgctgggaactggctgggcatcggtcggcgggtggtgagtgattgcattgggcatcacttgctttggatattattattatcattattctatTGTTACTATTAccattactactttactttatttcaattattaacctgttcttatctcagcccaggagtgtttctcactctcactcctccgattctctcccccatcccactggggcaggggcagtgagtgatggctgcgtggtgctgagctgctgcctggggctgaaccacgacacaCCTCCACGCCGAGGTCCCTGTCTGCCCAAGCACTGCTTTGCATGGGACTGCCCTGGCAGCCTGGACGCGCGCTGCTGCCACTCTTCGGGCTCATGTGCCAAGAGAAATGGACCCCGTCTGGAGGCCGAGCCCACCGCAGGGACAGCCCTCAGCACCTCACCCAACTGACATTCGGTCCAACTCTCCACCGAGTCTGCTTGCATGGGCAGGCACCTCCACGCACCAGGCTGCTCAGCGTCCTGCaccccccagggccacccatGCCGCATCTGCACCAAGCACGCGTCGCTGCTGCCCGCCCCTGCACAAGCACTAAGACCAACAACTCCCCAACTTGGACAACACTCGCCGCCACCACGGTCCTCCCCTATCCCCCTGACAAACCACCACCCATCTGTAGACtgctgaggttggaaaagacccttaagatcattgagtccagccgttaacctagcactgccaagttcaccactaaaccgtgtccccaagcaccacatccacgtgtcttttaaatacctccaggg
This Pelecanus crispus isolate bPelCri1 chromosome 21, bPelCri1.pri, whole genome shotgun sequence DNA region includes the following protein-coding sequences:
- the LOC104023850 gene encoding indoleamine 2,3-dioxygenase 2, with product MEVCDGTEETPLPLALSRFQLSEEYGFLLPDPLTELPAPYGPWMEIARDLPQLIASRRLRSQVHQMPQLSAQHLGGRKELHLAHLVLSFITMGYLWQDGEEGAVKVLPRNLAVPFWEVSQALGLPPILSHADFVLANWRRKNPNGPLEIENLDTIISLPGGQSLRGFILVTLLVEKAAVPGIKAIVQAIRAILQLDEDTLHKALQELAEAIGDMSQALKRMHDYVDPAVFYAVIRIFLSGWKDNPAMPDGLIYEGVSDEPMAYSGGSAAQSTVLHAFDELLGIRHSEESTAFLHRMRDYMPPPHRAFVEEIRRAPSLKQHVLSSGDAQLCAAFNQCISALADFRSYHITIVTKYIAVAAAKAKARRGELGDRAGPSAGKPPSALEAKGTGGSHIFSFLKSVRDTTREGMISA